The genomic region ggaaattttatttctttttaaccaCTTTCCAACTAAACTAGTTACTGAATTCGATGCCCGATGCACgcgaataaaaaatagtaaaaaaattacactggttgaatattatatttacactcAAAGTCAATATTctgatttacaattttcttctctaaattttaattcatttcataTCAGCCTCAAGAGATCCCCTCGTGCTTTGCAAGAGTCTACTGAATCTGAATCAGAATCGATTTAATATGAATAAGAGTCAAACGAATATGAATCAGAGAATGATGAATCTGAATCAAGGAATAATGAATCTGAATCGGAGTCTAATAAAATTGCAgatgaatctgaatcagagtctaataaaattgcagatgaatctgaatcagagtctaataaaattgcagatgaatctgaatcagagtctaataaaattgcagatgaatctgaatcagagtctaataaaattgcagatgaatctgaatcagagtctaataaaattgcagatgaatctgaatcagagagtaataaaattgcagatgaatctgaatcagagtctaataaaattgcagatgaatctgaatcagagtctaataaaattgcagatgaatctgaatcagagtctaataaaattgcagatgaatctgaatcagagtctaataaaattgcagatgaatctgaatcagagtctaataaaattgcagatgaatctgaatcagagtctAATGAATTTGAATCAGAGTCTAATAAATTTGTAGCAAagtgtaatgaatttttaaataagtctAATGGATCTGAATCAGAGTCTAATGAATCAGAGAATGATGAATCTGAATTAAGGAATAATGAGTCTGAATCAGAGTCTAATAAAATTGCAgatgaatctgaatcagagtctaataaaattgcagatgaatctgaatcagagtctAATAATATTGTAGATGAATCTGAATCAGAATCTAATGATTCTGAGTTAGAGTCTAATGAACCTGAATCGGAAACTAGAGAATGTGAATCAGAGTCTAGTGAGTCTGAATCAGAGAATAATGATACTACTGGAGAGCCTACTGAGTCTGAATCAGAGGCTAATAAATCTACAGCGGAATCTGTTGAATTTGAATCAGAGGGTAATGAATCTAAAGGAAAGTCtaatgaatctgaatcagaggCTAATGAATTTACAGCGGAGTCTGTTGAATTTGAATCAGAGGGTAATGAATATGAACCAGAGTCTAATGAACCTGAATCCGAGGCTAATGAATCTAAAGCAGACTCTAATGAATCTGAATCGGGAACTAGGGAATGTGAATCAGAGTCTAGTGAGTCTGAATCAGAGGCTAATGAATCTAAAGGAGAGTGtaatgaatctgaatcagaggCTAATGAATCTACAGCGGAATCTGTTGAATTTGAAACAGAGGGTAATGAATCTAAAGGAGAGTCtaatgaatctgaatcagaggCTAATGAATTTACAGCGGAGTCTGCTGAATTTGAATCAGAGGGTAATGAATATGAACCAGAGTCTAATGAACCTGCATCCGAGGCAAACGAATCTAAAGCAGACTCTAATGAATCTTTATCGGAAACTAGGGAATGTGAATCAGAGTCAAGTGAGCCTGAATCAGAGGCTAATGAATCTAAAGGAGAGTCTAATGAATCTTCCACGGAATCTGTTGAATTTGAATCAGAGGGTAATGAATCTAAAGGAGAGTCTAATGAATCTACAGCGGAATCTGTTGAATTTGAATCAGAGGGTAATGAATCTAAAGGAGAGTCCAATGAATCTGAATCAGACtccaatgaatttttaaataagtctattgaatctgaatcagagtctaataaaatttcagatgaatctgaatcagagtctAATGAATCTAAGCCAGAGTCTAATGAATTTGAATCAGAGTCTAATAAATTTGTAGCAAagtgtaatgaatttttaaataagtctAATGGATTTGAATCAGAGTCTAATGAATCAGAGAATGATGAATCTGAATTAAGGAAtaatgaatctgaatcagagtctAATAAAATTGCAGATGAATCTAAATCAGAGTCTAATAAAATTGCAgatgaatctgaatcagagtctaataaaattgcagatgaatctgaatcagagtctaataaaattgcagatgaatctgaatcagagtctaataaaattgcagatgaatctgaatcagagtctaataaaattgcagatgaatctgaatcagagtctaataaaattgcagatgaatctgaatcagagtctAATAAAATTGCGGATGAATCTGAATCAGAATCTAATAAAATTGCAgatgaatctgaatcagagtctaataaaattgcagatgaatctgaatcagagtctAATGAATCTAAGCCAGAGTCTAATGAATTTGAATCAGAGTCTAATAAATTTGTAGCAAagtgtaatgaatttttaaataagtctAATGGATCTGAATCAGAGTCTAATGAATCAGAGAATGATGAATCTGAATTAAGGAATAATGAATCTGAATCGGAGTCTAATAAAATTGCAgatgaatctgaatcagagtctaataaaattgcagatgaatctgaatcagagtctaataaaattgcagatgaatctgaatcagagtctaataaaattgcagatgaatctgaatcagagtctAATGAATTTGAATCAGAGTCTAATAAATTTCTAGCAAagtgtaatgaatttttaaataagtctAATGGATCTGAATCAGAGTCTAATGAATCAGAGAATGATGAATCTGAATTAAGGAATAATGAATCTGAATCGGAGTCTAATAAAATTGCAgatgaatctgaatcagagtctaataaaattgcagatgaatctgaatcagagtctaataaaattgcagatgaatctgaatcagagtctAATAAAATTGCGgatgaatctgaatcagagtctaataaaattgcagatgaatctgaatcagagtctaataaaattgcagatgaatctgaatcagagtctAATGAATCTAAGCCAGAGTCTAATGAATTTGAATCAGAGTCTAATAAATTTGTAGCAAagtgtaatgaatttttaaataagtctAATGGATCTGAATCAGAGTCTAATGAATCAGAGAATGATGAATCTGAATCAAGGAATAATGAATCTGAATCGGAGTCTAATAAAATTGCAgatgaatctgaatcagagtctaataaaattgcagatgaatctgaatcagagtctaataaaattgcagatgaatctgaatcagagtctAATAAATTTGTAgatgaatctgaatcagagtctAATAAAATTCCAgatgaatctgaatcagagtctaataaaattgcagatgaatctgaatcagagtctAATGAATTTGAATCAGAGTCTAATAAATTTGTAGCAAagtgtaatgaatttttaaataagtctAATGGATCTGAATCAGAGTCTAATGAATCAGAGAATGATGAATCTGAATTAAGGAATAATGAACCTGAATCAGAGTCTAATAAAATTGCAgatgaatctgaatcagagtctaataaaattgcagatgaatctgaatcagagtctaataaaattgcagacgaatctgaatcagagtctaataaaattgcagacgaatctgaatcagagtctaataaaattgcagatgaatctgaatcagagtctAATAAAATTGCAGACGAATCTGAATCCGAGTCTAATGAATTTGAATCAGAGTCTAATAAATTTGTAGCAAagtgtaatgaatttttaaataagtctAATGGATCTGAATCAGAGTCTAATGAATTTGAATCAGAGTCTAATAAATTTGTAGCAAagtgtaatgaatttttaaataagtctAATGGATCTGAATCAGAGTCTAATGAATCAGAGGATGATGAATCTGAATTAAGGAAtaatgaatctgaatcagagtctaataaaattgcagatgaatctgaatcagagtctAATAAAATTGCAGGCgaatctgaatcagagtctaataaaattgcagatgaatctgaatcagagtctAATAAAATTGCAGACGAATCTGAATCCGAGTCTAATGAATCTAAGTCAGAGTCTAATGAACCTGAATCAGAGGGTAATGAATATAAAGCAGACTCTAATGAATCTGAATCGGAAACTAGGGAGTGTGAATCAGAGTCTAGTGAGTCTGAATCAGAGAATAATGATACTACTGGAGAGCCTACTGAGTCTGAATCAGAGGCTAATGAATCTAAAGGAGAGTCtaatgaatctgaatcagaggCTAATGAATTTACAGCGGAGTCTGTTGAATTTGAATCAGAGGGTAATGAATATGAACCAGAGCCTAATGAACCTGAACCCGAGGCTAACGAATCTAAAGCAAACTCTAATGAATCTGAATCGGAAACTAGGGAATGTGAATCAGAGTCTAGTGCGTCTGAATCAGATAAAAATGGTACTACTGGAGGGCCTACTGAGTCTGAATCAGAGGCTAAGGAATCTAAAGGAGAGTCTAATGAATCTGGGCCAGAATCTAATGAATGTGAATTAGAGTCTAATGAGTCTGAATCTGAGAATAATGAGTCTAAAGCAGAGCGTAATGAATCTGAATCTAAAACCGAGTCTAGtgaatctgaatcagagtctAATAAATCTGAATCAGAGAATAATGAATCTATTGAATCTAGTAAATCTGAATCAGAGAACAAAGAATCTGAAGCAGAGGATAACGAATCTGAATCAGAGAACAAAGAATCCGAGTCAGAGAATAATACGTCTGAATCAGAGTCtaatgaatctgaatcagaggATAACGAATCTATTGAATCtaatgaatctgaatcagagaaTAATGAGTCTAAAGCAGAGGATAACGAATCTGAATCAGAGAACAAAGAATCCGAGTCAGAGAATAATAAGTCTGAATCAGAGTCtaatgaatctgaatcagaggATAATGAATCTATTGAATCTAATGAATCCGAATCGGAATCAGAGAACAAAGAATCCGAGTCAGAGAATAACAAGTCTGAATCAGAGTCTAATAAATCTGAATCAGAGAATAATGAATCTATTGAATCTAGTAAATCTGAATCAGAGAACAAAGAATCTGAAGCAGAGGATAACGAATCTGAATCAGAGAACAAAGAATCCAAGTCAGAGAATAATAAGTCTGAATCAGAGTCtaatgaatctgaatcagaggATAACGAATCTATTGAATCtaatgaatctgaatcagagaaTAATGAGTCTAAAGCAGAGGATAACGAATCTGAATCAGAGAACAAAGAATCCGAGTCAGAGAATAATAAGTCTGAATCAGAGTCtaatgaatctgaatcagaggATAATGAATCTATTGAATCTAATGAATCCGAATCGGAGAATAATGAGTCTAAAGCAGAGGATAACGAATCTGAATCAGAGAACAAAGAATCGGAGTCAGAGAATAATAAGTCTGAATCAGAGTCTAATAAATCTGAATCAGAGAATAATGAATGTATTGAATCtaatgaatctgaatcagagaaTAATGAGTCTAAAGAAGAGGATAACGAATCTGAATCAGAGAACAAAGAATCCGAGTCAAAGAATAATAAGTCTGAATCAGAGTCtaatgaatctgaatcagagaaTAATGAATCTATTGAATCtaatgaatctgaatcagagaaTAGTGAGTCTAAAGCAGAGGATAACGAATCTGAATCAGAGAACAAAGAATCGGAGTCAAAGAATAATAAGTCTGAATCAGAGTCtaatgaatctgaatcagaggATAATGAATCTATTGAATCTAATGAATCCGAATCGGAGAATAA from Anastrepha obliqua isolate idAnaObli1 chromosome 2, idAnaObli1_1.0, whole genome shotgun sequence harbors:
- the LOC129238347 gene encoding clumping factor A-like, with the protein product LDSDSNSLDSGLDSLDSDSDSSSDSDSLDSPLDSLPSDSNSTDSAVDSLDSPLDSLPSDSNSTDSVEDSLDSPLDSLASDSGSLDSDSHSLVSDKDSLESALDSFASDAGSLDSGSYSLPSDSNSADSAVNSLASDSDSLDSPLDSLPSVSNSTDSAVDSLASDSDSLHSPLDSLASDSDSLDSDSHSLVPDSDSLESALDSLASDSGSLDSGSYSLPSDSNSTDSAVNSLASDSDSLDFPLDSLPSDSNSTDSAVDLLASDSDSVGSPVVSLFSDSDSLDSDSHSLVSDSGSLDSNSESLDSDSDSSTILLDSDSDSSDNNSATAKNKDRILVSNSTPSSFSSASSNSYAAAAAAAADTPVNIERNAKVCTPTKNNTNNTISTNNNFTMQSTTNSDFSNVINTNIDLASTSTNNNSVSTNNFTKQCANTELVNVINTNIDLTSNSTNNNATLPISQNFNSHPSSLFSPYNHTTTNETNTENQE